A genomic segment from Treponema sp. Marseille-Q3903 encodes:
- a CDS encoding YggT family protein: MISIILSVIAGALSLYTLLCFIYILLSWFPGARFTKFGKVISSLCEPYMNFFSKLGFLRIGNIDFSPIISLGLLSVLSSIVAGIQGTGRIYFGGIIATIIYMLWNILTSILSIFILLIFIRWIVLLIHKGYTSYESGWNQVDMMISKIAYKVASTFTKKTVSYQTALLITWISFVVIIVAGRFVINALVNLCYKIPF, from the coding sequence TTGATTTCAATTATTCTTTCCGTCATTGCAGGGGCTCTTTCTCTGTACACTCTTTTATGTTTTATATATATTTTGCTCTCTTGGTTTCCAGGTGCTAGGTTCACAAAGTTTGGAAAGGTAATATCTTCACTCTGCGAACCATACATGAACTTTTTTTCAAAATTAGGATTTTTGCGAATTGGAAACATAGACTTTTCCCCGATAATTTCTCTCGGGCTTCTTTCGGTTTTGTCTTCAATCGTTGCCGGAATACAAGGAACAGGACGCATTTATTTTGGCGGTATAATCGCAACAATCATCTACATGCTGTGGAATATTTTGACTTCAATTCTTTCTATATTTATTCTTTTGATTTTTATAAGATGGATTGTGCTTTTAATTCACAAAGGTTACACATCTTACGAATCAGGCTGGAATCAAGTTGATATGATGATAAGCAAAATTGCCTACAAAGTTGCATCGACATTTACTAAAAAAACTGTAAGTTATCAGACAGCGCTTTTGATAACATGGATTTCGTTCGTTGTAATAATCGTTGCAGGTCGCTTTGTCATCAATGCGCTTGTAAATCTCTGTTATAAGATTCCGTTTTAG
- a CDS encoding AbrB/MazE/SpoVT family DNA-binding domain-containing protein, producing MLVSVVTIGNSRGIRFPKLVLDKLCVKDKMDMEVTEKGILLTPVNDLPRSNWAAAFCKMHKMK from the coding sequence ATGTTAGTTTCAGTAGTAACTATCGGAAATTCTCGAGGAATTCGGTTTCCTAAACTTGTATTAGATAAACTCTGCGTAAAAGACAAAATGGATATGGAAGTAACTGAAAAAGGTATACTCCTGACTCCTGTAAATGATTTACCACGCTCTAATTGGGCAGCGGCATTTTGCAAAATGCACAAAATGAAATGA
- a CDS encoding low molecular weight protein-tyrosine-phosphatase yields the protein MFVCHGNICRSPMAEFVMKDIVRKTGLESEILVESAATSTEEIGNDIHRGTRQKLTKENIPFTQRSARQITSDDYQKFDYLIGMDDENIFNMRRRWNNDPENKIFLLLEFAGKTREITDPWYTGNFENTYSDIVEGCNGLMKDILKRLGK from the coding sequence ATGTTCGTGTGCCATGGGAATATATGTCGCTCTCCTATGGCAGAATTCGTAATGAAAGATATTGTCCGTAAAACAGGTCTCGAGTCTGAAATTTTGGTAGAATCAGCAGCGACAAGCACAGAAGAAATCGGCAATGATATTCACCGAGGAACAAGACAAAAACTGACGAAAGAAAACATTCCTTTTACGCAGAGGTCAGCTCGTCAGATTACATCGGACGACTATCAAAAGTTTGATTATCTGATTGGAATGGACGATGAAAATATTTTTAATATGAGGCGGCGGTGGAACAATGACCCCGAAAATAAAATTTTTCTGCTCCTTGAGTTCGCCGGAAAAACACGTGAAATTACAGACCCATGGTACACTGGGAATTTCGAAAACACTTATTCAGATATTGTCGAAGGCTGCAACGGCTTGATGAAAGATATACTGAAAAGATTAGGAAAATGA
- the gltX gene encoding glutamate--tRNA ligase, giving the protein MQEKEVRVRYAPSPTGMQHIGGVRTALFNYLFARSKNGKFILRLEDTDRTRYDEKYVKNLYDTMDWLGIDWDEGGSKGGPFGPYVQSERFALYKEYAMKLIENGEAYYCFCDAERLDRIRKIQTENKMAPGYDRNCRHLTAQEVKANLDAGKPYVIRLKVPMEGVTKFHDHILGDIEWKNEDISPDPVLLKSDGFPTYHLANIVDDHFMKISHVMRAQEWIPSTPLHVQMYRSFGWEHPEFCHLPMVNGSDGKKLSKRHGSTSVNEFRARGYLPQAIVNYVAMLGCSYEEGKEFYTLEELSNAFKLEHLNKAPAVFDYKKLEYYNANYIRRLSIEELYKWTLPFITGTGDAMLEINPENPQPKPNVGPEFSGVALDENGQLYCVDKSMNMSSEDVKNTLMGLMPLIQERLKFLTEAAEMIHFMFTEPAVPPAEQIIPKKLDIAKTKEVLEAAKDFVHQVFKLNHEEAEELAKSTAEKLGIKLGDFMMPIRMAVTGSRVSPPLIGSIIVLGEEKSIARIEKTIAAL; this is encoded by the coding sequence ATGCAAGAAAAAGAGGTTCGCGTTCGTTACGCTCCGTCTCCGACAGGAATGCAGCACATCGGCGGAGTAAGAACAGCTTTGTTCAATTATCTTTTTGCTCGTTCAAAAAATGGAAAATTTATTCTTCGCCTTGAAGACACAGACCGCACACGCTACGACGAAAAATATGTAAAAAATCTTTATGATACAATGGATTGGCTTGGCATTGACTGGGACGAGGGGGGCTCTAAGGGCGGTCCGTTCGGTCCTTATGTTCAGAGCGAGCGTTTTGCGCTTTACAAAGAATACGCTATGAAACTTATTGAAAACGGCGAAGCGTATTACTGTTTTTGCGACGCTGAACGATTAGACCGCATCAGAAAAATTCAGACTGAAAACAAAATGGCTCCCGGCTACGACCGCAACTGCCGCCACCTCACTGCGCAAGAAGTTAAGGCAAATCTCGATGCTGGAAAACCTTACGTCATTCGGCTAAAAGTTCCAATGGAAGGCGTTACAAAATTCCATGACCACATTCTCGGCGACATTGAGTGGAAAAATGAAGATATTTCTCCTGATCCTGTTTTGCTCAAATCAGACGGATTTCCAACATATCACCTTGCGAATATTGTTGACGACCACTTTATGAAGATTTCTCACGTAATGCGCGCTCAGGAATGGATTCCATCAACACCGCTGCACGTTCAAATGTACCGTTCGTTCGGCTGGGAACATCCGGAGTTCTGCCATCTTCCAATGGTAAACGGTTCAGACGGAAAAAAACTTTCAAAACGACACGGCTCAACTTCTGTAAATGAATTCCGCGCGCGGGGATATTTGCCTCAGGCTATTGTAAATTATGTAGCAATGCTAGGGTGCTCGTACGAAGAGGGAAAAGAATTTTACACTCTTGAAGAGCTTTCCAATGCTTTTAAACTGGAGCATTTGAACAAAGCGCCGGCAGTATTCGACTATAAAAAGCTCGAATATTACAACGCAAACTATATCCGTCGCCTCTCGATAGAAGAATTGTACAAATGGACTTTGCCGTTTATAACAGGAACAGGCGACGCTATGTTGGAAATAAATCCGGAAAATCCGCAGCCAAAACCGAACGTCGGGCCGGAATTCTCTGGAGTTGCGCTTGACGAAAACGGTCAACTTTACTGCGTAGACAAATCGATGAATATGTCGTCAGAAGACGTAAAAAATACTTTGATGGGGCTAATGCCTTTGATTCAGGAACGGCTGAAATTCTTGACAGAAGCTGCGGAGATGATTCACTTTATGTTCACAGAGCCTGCAGTCCCACCGGCAGAGCAGATTATCCCAAAAAAACTAGATATTGCAAAGACGAAAGAAGTTTTAGAGGCGGCTAAAGATTTTGTTCATCAAGTATTCAAATTGAATCACGAAGAAGCCGAAGAGCTTGCAAAGTCAACCGCTGAAAAACTCGGGATTAAGCTCGGTGACTTTATGATGCCTATTCGCATGGCTGTAACTGGAAGCCGCGTCTCTCCACCGCTGATAGGCTCAATTATTGTTCTCGGCGAAGAAAAATCGATCGCACGCATTGAAAAAACAATCGCTGCATTGTAA
- the dnaE gene encoding DNA polymerase III subunit alpha, with the protein MADYHVFDAAPEGTPVANFVHLHVHSDYSLLDSCATLDKLVAKAKSLNMPALALTDHGNLFGALNFEKLCHANGINPIVGEEFYVAYGSHLEKNDVPYSRKGEEGERRAHYFHLILLCENQKGYENISWLSSIAYTEGLYYGKPRIDYELLEKYHEGLICCSACIQGELPQLLLAGMDAEAEELALRYKNLFGPDHYYIEIQNHGIPEQKIVAEKMIALARKLDIPLVATNDVHYVEREDSVAQDALRCIGFKNFLHKEHSKMGGDKDLDSWYFKTEQEMRAIFPQCPDAFDNTVKIANMCNLTIKQYSTSELKECLPRFELPQEFRTHGDDYQANQNDYVRHIVETGLKNRYKEITPEIRARADYEMNTIFSMGFSGYFLIVWEFINWSKSTYDSVNKKPKPYIPIGPGRGSGAGSLVAYAMTITDIDPFRYGLIFERFLNPERVSMPDFDVDMDFDYRQDIIQHTRDLYGDANVGHIVTFGTLKPKNCIADVGRILEIPLSEVNMLKKCVPANPSARLKDAFSPPTDKFPDGGQLIKYKDDPRYKELFELAFKLEGVKRNTGLHASGMVIGLTDLPNWAPVFKDPKTGEIGVQYTMDIIEPCGLVKFDYLGLKTLSLIRYAESIINKHKKAGEKQFLTAEVSETDKKTFELFCRGDSVAVFQFESPGMQKILRQFQPEKLEDLVALNALYRPGPMNYIPQYIEGKWKPETINYPDPALEDLLKETYGVMVYQEQIMKVAQIIAGFSLGGADMLRRAMGKKKPEVLMGKKKDFIEGALKNGYTEEHAGEIFEIMVPFAGYGFNKSHAAAYSVLAYRTGWLKAHYPAEFMAANLTNEITSTDGLPFYIEEARKIGVAVDPPDVNRSDIVFDVVDGRIVFGLKGIKGMGEAAAQAIVREREEHGKYKNFMDFIKRVCAITEKDEEGREKTLVNKKAIEVLIKTGALDNLGESKDKIYNRSTLLANMDAALAFVDDILEDKRNGQGDLFGELAEEDQVQMDFKFNVIDDMPKMELLNMEKECIGCYVSGHPLDQYKKVIENAVTLRASNIERIAAESKAEKAALEAGGVKPWQMKDSGKSYIALGVITGIHEITTKKGDRMAFAKLSDYDGQIDLTFFPKTWEVLKPQIEDTGIYAFKGKVDGSRETPSMIVDEIEDADKLEMHAAKSVHIMLDTSFNSESGISELKNFLLDKTGNCSVYFHIDTGNNPYVIKANEQISLTTSDSTLKELRDISYVKQVWTE; encoded by the coding sequence ATGGCTGATTATCACGTTTTTGACGCAGCCCCGGAAGGAACTCCGGTAGCTAACTTTGTTCATCTTCATGTGCATTCTGACTACTCTCTTTTAGACAGCTGCGCCACGCTTGATAAGCTCGTCGCAAAAGCAAAGTCTTTAAATATGCCAGCACTCGCTCTTACAGACCACGGAAATCTGTTCGGGGCTCTAAATTTTGAAAAACTGTGCCATGCAAACGGAATCAACCCGATAGTCGGAGAAGAATTTTACGTCGCTTACGGAAGCCATCTTGAAAAAAATGATGTTCCATATTCTCGAAAAGGAGAAGAAGGAGAACGCCGCGCACACTATTTTCACCTTATCTTGCTATGCGAAAATCAAAAAGGTTACGAAAATATTTCATGGCTCTCTTCAATCGCTTACACAGAAGGTTTGTATTACGGAAAGCCGCGCATAGACTACGAGCTTCTCGAAAAATATCACGAAGGGTTAATCTGTTGTTCTGCATGTATACAAGGGGAACTTCCGCAGCTGCTGCTCGCCGGCATGGATGCGGAAGCCGAAGAACTTGCATTGAGATACAAAAACTTGTTCGGTCCCGACCATTATTACATTGAAATTCAAAATCACGGTATTCCTGAACAAAAAATTGTCGCCGAAAAAATGATTGCCCTTGCACGCAAACTAGATATTCCGCTAGTTGCGACAAACGATGTTCACTATGTCGAACGAGAAGACTCAGTCGCTCAAGATGCTTTAAGGTGTATCGGCTTTAAGAATTTTCTTCACAAAGAACACTCAAAGATGGGCGGCGATAAAGACCTTGATTCGTGGTATTTTAAAACAGAACAGGAAATGCGCGCTATTTTTCCTCAATGTCCTGACGCATTCGACAACACTGTCAAGATTGCAAATATGTGCAATCTAACAATAAAACAATATTCAACTTCGGAATTAAAAGAGTGTCTGCCGCGTTTTGAACTGCCGCAGGAGTTCCGCACTCACGGAGACGACTATCAGGCAAACCAAAACGATTATGTAAGACATATTGTTGAGACCGGTTTAAAAAATAGATATAAGGAAATCACTCCTGAAATCCGCGCCCGCGCAGATTACGAGATGAATACGATTTTTTCTATGGGATTTTCAGGATACTTTTTAATTGTTTGGGAATTTATAAACTGGTCAAAATCTACTTACGACAGCGTAAATAAAAAACCAAAACCATATATTCCAATCGGACCTGGAAGAGGTTCGGGGGCGGGGTCTCTAGTCGCGTACGCAATGACAATCACCGATATCGACCCATTCCGCTACGGGCTTATCTTTGAGCGATTTTTGAACCCTGAACGAGTTTCTATGCCTGACTTTGACGTAGATATGGATTTTGACTACAGGCAAGATATAATCCAGCACACTCGAGACCTTTACGGAGACGCAAACGTTGGACACATCGTGACGTTCGGTACTTTGAAACCAAAAAACTGCATTGCCGATGTTGGACGCATTTTGGAAATCCCGCTGAGCGAAGTAAATATGCTCAAAAAGTGCGTGCCTGCTAACCCTAGCGCTAGGTTAAAAGACGCATTTAGTCCTCCGACAGATAAATTTCCTGACGGCGGTCAGCTTATTAAATACAAAGATGATCCGCGTTATAAAGAACTTTTTGAACTGGCATTCAAGCTTGAAGGTGTAAAGAGAAATACAGGTCTGCACGCTTCAGGTATGGTTATCGGTCTGACAGACCTTCCTAATTGGGCACCTGTATTCAAAGACCCAAAAACAGGCGAAATAGGCGTGCAGTACACGATGGATATAATTGAGCCTTGCGGTCTTGTAAAGTTCGACTATCTCGGATTAAAAACTCTTTCCCTTATCAGATACGCAGAATCAATTATCAACAAACATAAAAAGGCAGGAGAAAAACAATTTTTGACTGCAGAAGTCTCGGAAACAGATAAAAAAACTTTCGAGCTTTTCTGTCGAGGAGACTCTGTTGCAGTATTTCAGTTTGAGTCGCCCGGCATGCAAAAAATTTTGCGCCAGTTTCAGCCTGAAAAACTCGAAGACCTTGTTGCGTTGAATGCGCTCTACAGACCGGGTCCTATGAATTACATTCCTCAGTACATCGAAGGAAAATGGAAACCGGAAACTATCAACTATCCTGATCCTGCCCTCGAAGATTTACTTAAAGAGACGTATGGCGTAATGGTCTATCAAGAACAAATAATGAAAGTGGCACAGATTATCGCGGGATTTTCTCTTGGCGGTGCCGATATGCTTCGCCGTGCCATGGGTAAGAAAAAGCCTGAAGTTTTGATGGGCAAGAAGAAAGACTTTATAGAAGGCGCTCTAAAAAACGGATATACAGAAGAACATGCCGGCGAGATATTTGAAATAATGGTTCCTTTTGCAGGCTACGGCTTCAACAAATCTCACGCAGCAGCATACTCTGTTTTGGCATACCGTACAGGATGGTTAAAGGCACACTACCCCGCTGAATTTATGGCAGCAAACTTGACAAATGAAATCACATCTACAGACGGACTTCCTTTTTACATTGAAGAAGCACGAAAAATTGGAGTCGCAGTTGATCCCCCTGATGTAAACCGCTCAGATATAGTTTTTGACGTCGTTGACGGACGAATTGTTTTTGGCTTAAAAGGCATTAAAGGCATGGGAGAGGCAGCCGCACAAGCAATCGTAAGGGAGCGTGAGGAGCACGGCAAGTACAAAAACTTTATGGACTTTATAAAAAGAGTCTGTGCTATCACAGAGAAAGATGAAGAAGGGCGCGAAAAAACTCTCGTAAACAAAAAGGCAATTGAAGTTTTAATAAAAACAGGTGCGCTTGACAATCTCGGAGAATCTAAAGATAAAATCTACAACAGATCGACTTTACTAGCTAACATGGATGCTGCACTTGCATTTGTAGACGATATTCTTGAAGACAAACGGAACGGACAAGGAGACTTGTTTGGGGAGCTCGCAGAAGAAGATCAAGTTCAGATGGATTTCAAATTCAATGTGATAGATGATATGCCTAAGATGGAACTTCTCAATATGGAAAAAGAATGCATCGGTTGCTATGTAAGCGGACATCCGCTCGATCAATATAAAAAGGTAATAGAAAATGCAGTTACATTGCGTGCCTCAAATATCGAAAGAATTGCGGCAGAGAGCAAAGCCGAAAAAGCTGCACTTGAAGCAGGCGGGGTAAAACCGTGGCAGATGAAAGATTCGGGAAAATCATATATCGCGCTTGGAGTGATAACAGGCATTCACGAAATAACAACTAAAAAGGGCGACCGCATGGCGTTTGCAAAGCTCAGCGATTATGACGGTCAGATTGACCTGACATTTTTCCCAAAAACATGGGAAGTTCTAAAACCTCAGATTGAAGACACCGGAATCTATGCGTTCAAAGGAAAAGTCGACGGCTCTCGCGAAACTCCGTCTATGATTGTAGATGAAATTGAAGATGCAGACAAATTGGAAATGCACGCCGCAAAATCCGTTCACATAATGCTCGACACTTCATTCAATTCCGAATCAGGAATTTCAGAATTAAAGAATTTTTTACTAGATAAAACAGGCAATTGTTCAGTATATTTTCATATAGACACTGGAAATAATCCTTATGTCATCAAGGCTAACGAACAGATTTCACTGACTACATCGGATTCAACCCTAAAAGAACTCCGCGATATCAGTTATGTAAAACAAGTCTGGACTGAATAG
- a CDS encoding ATP-dependent DNA helicase RecG gives MRVGDIKNPVSSISGIGPQLTKSLAKVNIFTIGDLLQYFPRDYEDRTQKVTLKEFSKHSKVHTVARVIGQQWFGYGTMRTLKIIIDDGTATAELICFNRGFLEKVLVPGTVATVTGQFFVKYNSLQSTAFEVAVHHDVFFPDTHDRAESNASISEIKPLETGIIPIYPLTAGLTQRSVFKAISQAIRQYAHGIENELPEELIAKHKLLDKQTAIRLIHQPGSIEQAEKARSTLVYEELYLFQQIIARRAYNRRGNKNNVSATPANISGITTSNITVEQFSNSLSPLQKSFLETFPFALTQDQMKVIYEMNLEIDRSYTERERILNQLDRGLPPPIRPSFTMARLLQGDVGSGKTLVSLFLCLRIINWKGQCALLAPTEILARQHAENTAKMLGSLGVRTAFLTGNLRAAGRTQLLKALKAGEIDIVIGTHALFSAQVEYKDLELAVIDEQHRFGVLQRQAIIEKGKKTYKNTTFEPNILMMSATPIPQSLALTVFGDLDISVIHTLPSGRKPITTYLVKEGNELNAYEAVRKELEKGRQAYFVYPAIDSDQNIKSAERAFEHLSRRIYPQYKCALLHGKIEEEQQVSILQSFRDGETQVLAATTVVEVGVDVPNATCMVIEQADRFGMAQLHQLRGRVGRGSEQSFCFLIYSKDITETGIERMKALRKSTDGFFIAEQDLKTRGPGEINGTIQSGELEFKLADLSRDMNIMEAARADAIEMCVKNNHNYQP, from the coding sequence TTGCGTGTCGGCGACATAAAAAATCCTGTTTCTTCAATCTCCGGAATCGGACCTCAGCTCACAAAATCTCTCGCAAAGGTGAATATTTTCACAATCGGAGATTTGCTTCAGTATTTTCCACGAGATTACGAAGACAGAACTCAAAAAGTGACACTAAAAGAATTTAGCAAGCACAGCAAAGTCCATACAGTTGCAAGAGTTATAGGTCAGCAATGGTTTGGCTATGGCACAATGCGCACTCTTAAAATAATTATCGACGATGGAACTGCAACTGCAGAACTTATCTGCTTTAATCGTGGATTTTTGGAAAAAGTTCTGGTTCCGGGAACTGTTGCGACTGTCACGGGGCAGTTTTTTGTAAAATACAACAGCTTACAGAGCACTGCTTTTGAAGTAGCTGTTCATCACGATGTTTTTTTTCCTGACACTCATGACCGAGCAGAATCAAACGCTTCCATATCTGAAATAAAACCTCTCGAAACAGGCATAATTCCAATCTATCCGCTTACAGCAGGGCTTACCCAAAGATCAGTTTTCAAAGCTATATCTCAGGCGATAAGGCAATACGCACACGGAATTGAAAACGAGCTTCCAGAAGAATTGATAGCAAAACACAAGCTTTTAGACAAACAGACAGCTATCAGGCTCATTCATCAGCCTGGATCTATAGAACAAGCAGAAAAAGCACGCAGCACTCTCGTCTACGAAGAGCTTTATCTTTTTCAACAGATTATTGCGCGCCGTGCCTACAACCGACGCGGAAATAAAAACAACGTTTCGGCAACACCTGCAAACATTTCGGGCATTACAACTTCAAACATCACGGTCGAGCAATTTTCAAATTCGCTCTCGCCGCTTCAAAAAAGCTTTTTGGAAACATTCCCTTTTGCGCTAACTCAAGACCAGATGAAAGTTATCTATGAGATGAACCTTGAAATTGACCGCAGCTACACAGAGCGTGAACGAATACTAAACCAGCTTGATCGCGGGCTGCCACCTCCAATCAGACCGTCATTTACGATGGCTCGCCTTTTACAAGGAGACGTCGGTTCAGGAAAAACTCTTGTATCTCTATTTTTATGCCTGCGAATAATAAATTGGAAAGGTCAATGCGCATTGCTCGCCCCGACTGAAATTCTTGCAAGACAGCATGCGGAAAATACGGCAAAAATGCTCGGCAGTTTGGGAGTGCGGACCGCATTTCTTACAGGTAATCTGCGCGCAGCAGGAAGAACACAATTATTAAAAGCTTTGAAAGCTGGAGAAATCGATATCGTTATCGGAACACACGCCCTTTTTTCTGCCCAAGTTGAATATAAAGATCTTGAACTCGCTGTTATAGATGAACAGCACCGTTTTGGAGTGCTCCAGCGTCAAGCAATCATAGAAAAAGGAAAAAAAACATACAAAAACACAACATTTGAACCTAATATTTTGATGATGAGTGCGACACCTATTCCACAGAGCCTGGCGCTTACCGTTTTTGGAGACCTTGATATATCTGTAATCCACACATTGCCTTCAGGAAGAAAACCTATCACAACTTATCTTGTAAAAGAAGGCAATGAATTAAACGCTTATGAAGCTGTCAGAAAAGAACTTGAAAAAGGCAGACAGGCGTATTTTGTTTACCCGGCGATCGACAGCGACCAAAATATAAAATCAGCTGAACGAGCTTTTGAACATCTTTCGCGCCGCATATATCCGCAATATAAATGCGCATTGCTTCACGGAAAAATTGAAGAAGAGCAACAAGTCAGCATTTTACAGAGTTTTCGCGATGGGGAAACACAAGTGCTCGCCGCTACAACAGTTGTAGAAGTAGGCGTCGACGTTCCGAATGCAACTTGCATGGTGATTGAACAGGCAGACAGGTTTGGAATGGCTCAACTTCATCAGCTGCGCGGTCGTGTAGGGCGAGGAAGTGAACAATCATTTTGCTTTTTAATCTACAGCAAAGATATCACAGAAACAGGAATTGAACGCATGAAAGCTCTTCGAAAAAGCACAGATGGATTTTTTATCGCAGAGCAAGATCTTAAGACGAGAGGACCCGGCGAGATAAACGGAACAATTCAATCTGGAGAATTAGAGTTCAAACTTGCAGATTTAAGCCGCGATATGAACATTATGGAAGCAGCTCGTGCCGATGCAATCGAAATGTGTGTCAAAAATAACCATAATTATCAGCCATAA